One genomic segment of Planctomycetaceae bacterium includes these proteins:
- a CDS encoding ATP-grasp domain-containing protein translates to MIQRLLVCEFLHADRAAFSAAPVSLRSEGRQMLAAVLSDAARISDLDVAVLLCPEAAESLKQDLLACSASPLNPHLRQPFLNSLVSAADDRDAVLLIAPESEGCLLQLCRELRAAGHRVLLPPTGTVAVCSDKLVCADALSDAGLPVVTTVEPTNALLATLPSSVVLKPRFGCGCEGIRRCQREELDGWLNAAIGASSEFVAQPYCEGDWFSIAFIGCGSQAAPLILPLAEQYIRWTKTGPLYCGGRVPACVPSIMHEQARSIATAVASVIPPVDGYLGIDLFLATGSGALQIMEVNPRLCTSYTGYRKLTDDNLLSRILQRHRDTAMAWKPTAVEFTTSAAVVD, encoded by the coding sequence TTGATTCAACGCCTGCTGGTGTGCGAGTTCCTGCATGCCGACCGCGCCGCATTTTCCGCAGCGCCTGTGTCGCTCAGAAGTGAGGGTCGTCAGATGCTTGCGGCGGTGTTGTCGGATGCCGCGCGGATCTCCGATCTGGATGTTGCCGTCCTGCTGTGCCCGGAAGCCGCCGAGAGTCTGAAACAGGATCTGTTGGCGTGTTCCGCGAGTCCTCTTAATCCGCACCTGCGGCAGCCGTTCCTGAACTCGTTGGTTTCCGCGGCGGACGATCGCGACGCCGTTCTGCTGATCGCTCCGGAATCGGAAGGATGCCTGTTGCAGCTTTGTCGTGAGCTCCGGGCGGCCGGTCATCGTGTGCTGCTGCCTCCGACGGGAACAGTTGCCGTTTGCAGCGACAAGCTTGTCTGTGCCGATGCTCTTTCAGATGCCGGGCTGCCGGTTGTTACGACCGTTGAGCCAACAAACGCATTACTTGCGACGCTGCCGTCATCGGTGGTGTTGAAGCCGCGCTTTGGCTGCGGCTGCGAAGGAATTCGACGCTGTCAGCGTGAAGAACTCGATGGCTGGTTGAACGCAGCTATCGGCGCGTCGTCAGAATTCGTAGCTCAGCCGTACTGCGAAGGAGACTGGTTCTCGATTGCGTTCATCGGTTGCGGTTCGCAGGCTGCACCGCTGATCCTGCCGCTGGCTGAACAGTACATCCGCTGGACGAAGACAGGGCCGCTGTATTGCGGCGGCCGCGTTCCGGCTTGTGTTCCGTCGATCATGCATGAACAGGCCCGTTCCATTGCAACAGCCGTTGCATCCGTGATTCCGCCGGTTGACGGTTACCTTGGCATCGACCTGTTTCTTGCCACTGGTTCCGGGGCACTGCAAATCATGGAAGTGAATCCACGATTGTGTACCAGCTACACCGGGTATCGGAAGCTCACCGATGACAATCTGCTGTCGCGAATCCTGCAGCGGCATCGCGATACTGCGATGGCATGGAAACCAACCGCTGTGGAGTTCACGACATCGGCGGCAGTGGTCGATTGA
- a CDS encoding BON domain-containing protein, with protein MPQLELDPVSTVERGCLPHSIESDVRRALLSTCGLNFASLVVRRIPNGVCLEGVLTRYTPDEDVAAAAQSVEGVVDVQNHLLLCNTDE; from the coding sequence ATGCCACAACTGGAATTGGACCCGGTCAGTACCGTTGAACGCGGCTGCCTGCCCCATTCGATAGAGTCTGACGTTCGGCGAGCACTCCTGAGTACCTGCGGGCTCAACTTCGCCTCACTGGTTGTTCGCCGGATTCCGAACGGCGTCTGCCTTGAAGGAGTGCTGACCCGCTACACTCCGGACGAAGATGTTGCCGCGGCGGCTCAGTCCGTCGAAGGCGTGGTCGACGTCCAGAACCATCTGCTTTTGTGCAACACGGACGAATGA
- a CDS encoding DUF1501 domain-containing protein: MLSLFDTRRTRRAAMLQIGSLASTGLGLNHLLAADRDAHASLSGRSVILLFLHGGPSQIETFDPKMDAPAEIRSATGEVATSIPGIKFGGTFPGLAQRADKLAIVRSFTTGDGNHDIKPVVSRHSMGASIGSIYSRVAGSTDTASGLPSNVTLFPRAVDPERQPAQLSFGRFDATGPLGKAYSPFVPGTGGPLQENMKLSLASDRLDDRRALLTQLDRLKSSVDATGTLDGMDHFRQQAFNTILGGAADAFDLSREPQDLIRRYDTAPLLKPDQISRRWNNYNNYVDNVMTLGKLMLMARRLVERGCGFVTVTTNFVWDMHADVNNATMEEGMRYMGHPLDHALSAFIDDIESRGLSDRVLLVCCGEMGRTPRINAAGGRDHWGGLAPLLFYGGGTNCGAVTGQSTKDAASPLSEPWGINHLLATIFHSVFDVGKLRLDRSLPTDLVRLITSHEPIDGVLA; this comes from the coding sequence ATGCTGTCACTGTTCGACACGCGACGAACTCGCAGAGCGGCGATGCTGCAAATCGGCTCGCTGGCGTCGACCGGTCTGGGGCTGAATCACTTGCTGGCCGCCGATCGCGACGCTCACGCATCGCTTTCGGGCCGCTCGGTCATCCTGCTGTTTCTTCACGGCGGCCCCAGCCAGATCGAAACCTTCGATCCGAAGATGGATGCTCCCGCCGAAATCCGCAGTGCCACCGGGGAAGTCGCCACATCAATTCCGGGAATCAAGTTCGGCGGGACGTTCCCGGGGCTGGCGCAACGGGCTGACAAACTGGCGATTGTTCGATCCTTCACGACCGGCGACGGCAATCATGATATCAAGCCGGTCGTGTCCCGGCATTCGATGGGAGCGTCCATCGGGTCCATCTATTCCCGAGTCGCCGGGTCGACCGATACTGCCAGCGGACTTCCGTCAAACGTTACGCTGTTTCCGCGAGCGGTCGATCCGGAACGCCAGCCGGCCCAGTTGAGTTTCGGACGGTTCGATGCCACCGGTCCCCTCGGGAAGGCCTACAGTCCGTTTGTTCCCGGGACCGGAGGACCGCTGCAGGAAAACATGAAACTCTCGCTGGCCTCCGATCGACTGGACGATCGCCGCGCACTGCTGACACAACTTGATCGATTAAAAAGCAGCGTCGACGCCACCGGAACGCTGGACGGAATGGACCACTTCCGACAGCAGGCGTTCAATACAATTCTCGGCGGCGCGGCTGACGCGTTTGATCTATCCAGAGAACCGCAGGATCTTATCCGCCGATATGACACGGCGCCGCTGCTGAAGCCCGATCAAATCAGTCGCCGCTGGAACAACTACAACAATTACGTCGACAATGTCATGACACTCGGCAAGCTCATGCTGATGGCTCGCCGGCTTGTGGAGCGCGGATGCGGTTTCGTCACGGTCACCACAAACTTCGTCTGGGACATGCATGCCGACGTCAACAACGCGACAATGGAAGAAGGCATGCGGTATATGGGTCATCCGCTGGACCACGCGCTGTCGGCTTTCATTGACGACATCGAATCGCGAGGTCTGAGCGATCGCGTGCTGCTGGTCTGCTGCGGCGAAATGGGCCGCACGCCGCGAATCAACGCGGCTGGCGGTCGCGACCACTGGGGTGGACTCGCCCCGCTATTGTTCTACGGCGGCGGAACCAACTGCGGGGCTGTTACAGGACAGTCGACAAAGGACGCCGCGTCGCCATTGTCCGAACCGTGGGGCATCAATCATCTGCTCGCAACGATTTTTCATTCGGTCTTCGACGTCGGAAAACTCCGTCTGGACCGCAGCCTTCCAACCGATCTGGTGCGACTGATCACAAGTCACGAACCGATCGACGGCGTTCTGGCCTGA
- a CDS encoding sigma-70 family RNA polymerase sigma factor codes for MSSNNSKQAQRSRELIYSCQGLVRSIAWKIHQKLPSSVELDDLIGYGQVGLAEAANNYDPDRGFQFTTFAYYRIRGSILDGLSTMSWFNKADYCSGRYERMANELLDDASETRRADTGQDTEWFGTTARSLSMVYLMSQMASEDGRTPEVVDDGTRDPQEQAETEDICGRLISLVAELPEQERALMQSVYFDGLTLKDAGERIGISKAWASRLHTRILNTLALRLSPDND; via the coding sequence ATGAGTAGCAACAATTCAAAGCAGGCTCAGCGCAGCCGCGAATTGATCTACAGTTGCCAGGGACTTGTTCGTTCCATCGCGTGGAAGATCCACCAGAAGCTTCCCAGCAGCGTCGAACTGGATGACCTGATCGGGTACGGCCAGGTCGGTCTTGCTGAGGCCGCCAACAATTACGACCCGGATCGGGGGTTTCAGTTTACGACGTTTGCCTACTACCGAATCCGGGGCTCGATCCTTGACGGATTATCCACGATGTCGTGGTTCAACAAGGCGGACTACTGCAGCGGACGGTACGAACGAATGGCCAACGAACTACTGGACGATGCCTCCGAAACCCGGCGAGCCGATACCGGGCAGGACACCGAATGGTTCGGTACGACAGCCCGGTCCCTGTCGATGGTCTACCTGATGTCGCAGATGGCGTCGGAAGACGGTCGTACCCCGGAAGTCGTCGATGACGGCACGCGGGACCCGCAGGAACAGGCGGAAACCGAAGATATCTGCGGGCGACTGATTAGCCTGGTGGCCGAACTTCCCGAACAGGAACGCGCCCTGATGCAAAGTGTTTACTTTGACGGCCTGACTCTGAAAGACGCCGGAGAACGGATCGGAATCAGCAAGGCATGGGCAAGCCGTCTGCATACACGCATCCTGAACACGCTGGCGCTGCGGCTGTCGCCTGACAATGATTGA